A section of the Primulina eburnea isolate SZY01 chromosome 1, ASM2296580v1, whole genome shotgun sequence genome encodes:
- the LOC140834579 gene encoding uncharacterized protein: MQSKLNTPTNFMLLHLYLLFLLLLLPFCLKSALSFSFKIPGLSPYDRDKIALNLRKTDKSFSESANILQDYETYYYDQTLDHFNYGPGSYATFKQRYVIDLKHWGGSNSSSPIFAYFGAEESLDIDLTAIGFINDVAPDFKALAVYIEHRFYGNSIPFGTLEEALKNETLRGYFSSAQAMADYAEVLLHVKQKFSAHSSPIIVVGGSYGGMLASWFRLKYPHIAIGALASSAPILYFDDITPQNGYYSIVTNDFKEVSETCFQTIRESWSEIESLASTPKGLSILSQKFKTCSQLSNYDELQNFLQLMYASAAQYNDPVSNPVSQICGGIDGAPEGTDLLGRIFAGVVSYKGNQPCYTTSNPPDQTRMGWLWQTCSEMVIPIGIDKNTSMFPPSPFNLTQYMEDCKGEYGVRPRPHWVTTYYGGHDIKLVLQRFGSNIIFSNGLKDPYSSGGVLEDISQSIVAVSTTNGSHCLDLVFGMKTDPEWLVMQRKTEIKIFKGWIQTYYADLQAIN, from the exons atgcaatcaAAACTTAACACTCCCACTAATTTCATGCTCCTCCACTTgtatcttctttttcttcttcttcttcttccatttTGTTTGAAATCTGCATTGTCGTTTTCATTCAAAATCCCAGGACTCAGTCCCTATGATCGTGATAAAATAGCATTAAACCTGAGAAAGACGGATAAGAGTTTCTCTGAATCCGCAAATATTTTACAAGATTACGAAACATATTATTATGATCAAACCCTTGATCACTTCAACTACGGACCCGGGAGTTATGCAACTTTCAAACAAAGATATGTCATCGATCTCAAACATTGGGGCGGCTCAAATTCGAGCTCTCCAATTTTTGCATATTTTGGAGCAGAAGAATCCCTCGATATTGACTTGACGGCTATTGGTTTTATCAATGATGTCGCCCCAGATTTCAAGGCTCTTGCCGTTTACATTGAA CATCGTTTTTATGGAAATTCAATTCCTTTTGGAACGCTGGAAGAAGCCTTGAAAAATGAGACCCTACGAGGGTATTTTAGTTCTGCTCAAGCCATGGCTGATTATGCGGAGGTTTTGTTGCATGTAAAACAAAAATTCTCTGCACACAGTTCTCCGATCATTGTTGTTGGAGGATCCTACGGAGGAA TGTTGGCCTCGTGGTTTCGGCTCAAGTATCCTCATATCGCGATTGGTGCATTAGCGTCATCAGCGCCAATTCTTTATTTTGATGACATCACTCCACAAAACGGATACTATTCCATTGTCACCAACGACTTCAAG GAGGTTAGTGAAACGTGTTTCCAAACTATTCGAGAATCATGGTCTGAAATTGAGAGTCTCGCCTCCACACCCAAAGGCCTCTCCATTCTTAGCCAAAAATTCAAGACTTGCTC GCAATTGAGCAATTATGATGAGCTACAAAATTTCTTGCAACTCATGTATGCATCGGCTGCTCAATATAATGATCCAGTAAGTAATCCAGTCTCACAGATTTGCGGCGGGATTGATGGTGCTCCGGAGGGGACTGATCTTCTTGGCCGGATCTTTGCCGGCGTCGTTTCTTATAAAGGGAATCAGCCATGTTACACTACCTCTAACCCCCCGGATCAAACTAGGATGGGATGGCTTTGGCAA aCTTGTAGCGAAATGGTGATACCGATTGGCATTGACAAAAATACGTCGATGTTTCCACCATCACCCTTCAATTTAACGCAATACATGGAGGACTGCAAGGGAGAATATGGTGTTCGACCACGACCTCATTGGGTTACAACTTATTATGGAGGCCAT GATATCAAACTGGTTCTTCAAAGGTTTGGGAGCAATATTATTTTTTCCAATGGGTTAAAAGACCCATATAGCAGTGGAGG GGTGCTGGAGGACATATCTCAAAGTATTGTTGCAGTGTCTACAACCAATG GTTCTCATTGTTTGGACCTTGTTTTTGGGATGAAGACAGATCCAGAATGGCTGGTGATGCAACGAAAAACTGAAATTAAGATCTTCAAAGGATGGATCCAAACATACTATGCGGATCTTCAagctataaattaa